The following coding sequences are from one SAR86 cluster bacterium window:
- the fmt gene encoding methionyl-tRNA formyltransferase produces MKIIFAGTPKIGLETLKTIHGSNHEISLVLTNEDKPSGRGKVISKSPVKIYAEENEIMLKQPKNLKEKELVTYLKNINADLLVVFAYGHIIPEEILEIFEKGALNVHTSLLPKLRGAAPIQRAIMNGDTETGISFMKMEKGLDNGPVYSQEKIEIKENETSETLTTKMSEVSSSKILQIIDLIDKNNFKLTPQNSSNATYAPKIMKEEAKINWDESAIKIVNLINGLSPSPAAFSFLKNERINFYLAKLDQRSSLAPGEIIHISNEELLIGAKDLCVKIIELSRPGKKRQAFETFYNGSKKIFLNEKVFT; encoded by the coding sequence ATGAAAATTATTTTCGCTGGTACACCAAAAATTGGATTGGAAACTTTGAAAACAATTCATGGTTCAAATCATGAAATTAGTTTAGTGCTTACCAACGAAGACAAACCCTCTGGCCGAGGAAAAGTAATCTCGAAAAGCCCAGTTAAAATTTATGCTGAAGAAAATGAAATAATGTTGAAGCAGCCCAAAAATTTAAAAGAAAAGGAGTTAGTGACGTATCTTAAAAACATAAATGCAGATCTTTTAGTAGTGTTCGCATACGGACATATTATCCCGGAAGAAATTTTAGAAATTTTTGAGAAGGGAGCATTGAACGTTCACACTTCCTTGCTTCCAAAGCTAAGAGGGGCCGCGCCAATTCAAAGAGCAATTATGAACGGGGATACGGAAACAGGTATTTCTTTTATGAAAATGGAAAAAGGATTGGACAATGGTCCTGTTTATTCGCAAGAAAAAATAGAGATAAAAGAAAATGAAACTTCTGAGACGTTAACTACAAAAATGTCTGAAGTTAGTTCTTCTAAAATTTTACAAATTATTGATTTAATTGATAAAAATAATTTTAAACTAACTCCACAAAATTCAAGTAATGCAACTTATGCGCCCAAGATAATGAAAGAGGAAGCAAAAATAAATTGGGATGAATCTGCGATAAAAATTGTAAATCTTATAAATGGCCTTAGTCCTTCACCAGCTGCATTTAGTTTCCTTAAAAATGAAAGAATAAATTTTTATTTGGCTAAGTTAGATCAGAGATCCTCTTTAGCTCCAGGTGAAATTATTCATATTTCTAATGAAGAACTTCTTATAGGCGCTAAAGATCTTTGCGTTAAGATAATTGAACTTTCAAGACCCGGGAAAAAGAGACAGGCCTTTGAAACTTTTTACAACGGTTCAAAGAAAATTTTTTTGAACGAAAAAGTTTTTACCTAG
- the def gene encoding peptide deformylase → MTIRSILTFPNPELRKIAKEVIKFDSALSTLADDLLETMYEFKGIGLAATQIGVHQRIIVADVSDEQNEPHIFVNPKVKILNQDEKGGYDEGCLSIPGFYEEVVRPLKVEIRFQDLDGKEKKIIPEGLLGVVVQHETDHLDGKLMVDYISSVKRQRIRSKLLKQKK, encoded by the coding sequence ATGACGATAAGAAGTATTTTAACTTTCCCAAATCCAGAGCTAAGAAAGATTGCCAAGGAAGTTATAAAGTTTGATTCTGCTTTATCTACTTTAGCCGATGATCTGTTAGAAACAATGTATGAATTTAAGGGCATTGGTTTGGCAGCAACACAAATTGGCGTGCACCAAAGAATTATCGTCGCAGATGTTTCGGATGAGCAGAACGAGCCTCATATTTTTGTGAACCCAAAAGTAAAGATTTTAAATCAAGACGAAAAGGGTGGTTACGACGAAGGCTGTTTATCAATTCCAGGATTCTATGAAGAGGTTGTGCGTCCGTTAAAAGTAGAAATAAGATTTCAAGATCTCGACGGCAAAGAAAAAAAAATAATTCCTGAAGGGCTCCTTGGTGTTGTTGTCCAGCATGAAACAGATCACCTGGATGGAAAGTTAATGGTCGACTACATTTCATCTGTGAAAAGACAACGCATTCGATCAAAACTTTTAAAACAAAAAAAATAA
- the purE gene encoding 5-(carboxyamino)imidazole ribonucleotide mutase, producing the protein MKVSIVIGSKTDMELAEAAGEVLKQLDVDYSINVLSAHRMPEYLQEHIKATIADGTKVFIGIAGMAAHLAGNIAAHTSLPVIGVPGDGGPLNGFDALLSTVQMPKGVPVATVAIGKAGAINAGHLAAQILSVADEGLQNSISEARIANKEQLKKENDELQGS; encoded by the coding sequence TTGAAAGTATCAATAGTAATCGGTTCAAAAACCGACATGGAGTTAGCAGAGGCAGCAGGAGAAGTCTTAAAACAATTGGATGTGGATTACAGCATTAATGTTTTAAGCGCACACCGAATGCCTGAATATTTGCAAGAACATATCAAAGCAACTATTGCAGATGGAACAAAAGTTTTTATCGGCATTGCCGGGATGGCCGCACACTTGGCAGGAAACATTGCTGCGCATACTTCTTTACCAGTGATTGGCGTTCCTGGCGATGGCGGACCTTTAAATGGTTTTGATGCATTGCTTTCAACGGTTCAAATGCCCAAAGGCGTTCCTGTTGCGACAGTAGCAATTGGAAAGGCAGGTGCTATAAATGCCGGACATTTAGCCGCCCAAATTCTTTCTGTAGCCGATGAAGGGCTTCAAAATTCAATAAGTGAAGCAAGAATAGCTAATAAAGAGCAACTTAAGAAGGAGAACGACGAACTTCAAGGAAGTTAA
- a CDS encoding Sua5/YciO/YrdC/YwlC family protein — protein MRSLKSVFSNDEVFAHPTEGIWGLGCNPFSSKAVENLFKLKKRPLNKAVIVLAGNKNHLQPFIENLTQSEKKDLYEKWPGPHTWLIPALDSIPKWLKGDTGLVALRLSSHPDVIKITNELNSPICSTSANLSGEETAKNKAEIKKIFGPDLYIADGKLGKLNKPTSVQELITGKWIRK, from the coding sequence ATGAGATCTTTAAAGAGCGTTTTTTCCAACGATGAAGTGTTTGCCCATCCTACCGAAGGCATTTGGGGTTTAGGCTGCAATCCATTTTCATCAAAAGCTGTTGAAAATCTTTTCAAATTAAAGAAAAGGCCATTAAATAAAGCAGTTATTGTCCTAGCAGGAAATAAAAATCACTTACAACCCTTTATAGAAAATTTAACTCAATCAGAAAAAAAAGATTTGTACGAAAAATGGCCAGGTCCACATACTTGGTTAATCCCTGCTCTAGATTCAATACCAAAATGGTTAAAGGGAGATACCGGTTTGGTTGCTTTAAGGTTATCTTCACATCCTGATGTTATAAAAATTACTAATGAATTAAATAGTCCAATTTGCTCAACTTCTGCTAATTTAAGTGGTGAGGAGACAGCTAAAAATAAAGCTGAAATAAAAAAGATTTTTGGTCCAGATCTTTACATTGCCGATGGTAAGCTAGGCAAACTAAATAAGCCAACTTCAGTCCAAGAGTTAATTACTGGTAAATGGATTAGAAAATGA
- the aroE gene encoding shikimate dehydrogenase: MKLGVIGSPIEHSKSPEIHTNFANQFDLDLVFDKFLVDKDECLEWVKSFFESGGLGLSVTLPLKEMVLEIADDISLRAKQAAAANMLFLKDGKIFADCTDGLGLVTDLKTKEIDIAEKKILILGAGGAAKGIVPSLLNENPKQVIVANRTPEKAIQLVAQIQELGGSQMKSSILMPSSLTLDNLENTSFDLVINATSASTSPDQNLEVDSSIFKGAAAALDLYYSQIDTPFMQMAKEQSVAKVYDGWGMLVEQAAESFSQWTGFKPDTKGLLESRGA, translated from the coding sequence ATGAAGTTAGGTGTAATAGGATCTCCGATAGAGCACAGTAAGTCACCAGAAATCCATACAAACTTTGCCAATCAATTTGATTTAGATTTAGTTTTTGATAAATTTTTGGTGGATAAAGATGAGTGTTTAGAATGGGTCAAAAGTTTTTTTGAAAGTGGAGGGCTAGGTCTTAGCGTCACACTTCCTTTAAAAGAAATGGTTTTAGAAATAGCTGACGATATTTCTTTGAGAGCTAAACAAGCAGCAGCTGCAAATATGCTTTTCTTAAAAGACGGTAAAATTTTTGCAGATTGCACAGATGGACTTGGATTGGTAACCGACTTAAAAACCAAAGAAATAGATATTGCGGAGAAAAAAATTTTGATTCTAGGCGCTGGAGGCGCGGCAAAAGGTATCGTTCCCTCATTATTAAACGAAAATCCTAAGCAGGTAATTGTAGCGAATAGAACGCCAGAAAAAGCCATTCAGTTAGTGGCTCAAATTCAAGAATTGGGCGGATCTCAGATGAAAAGTTCTATTCTTATGCCTTCGAGTTTAACTCTGGATAATTTAGAAAATACTTCTTTTGACCTAGTCATAAATGCAACTTCTGCTTCAACTTCACCAGACCAGAATTTAGAAGTAGATTCATCCATTTTTAAGGGTGCAGCTGCAGCCCTTGATTTATACTACTCTCAGATCGATACCCCCTTCATGCAAATGGCAAAAGAGCAATCTGTAGCAAAGGTTTACGATGGATGGGGCATGCTAGTGGAACAAGCAGCTGAGTCTTTTTCACAGTGGACAGGCTTTAAACCAGACACTAAAGGCTTACTTGAGTCACGTGGAGCCTAA
- the coxB gene encoding cytochrome c oxidase subunit II, translating into MIIFRTFLFALPLLSLPALAGWDDVNMSPGATALGQEIFGLHMTIFWICFAIGVAVLGAMAFILFKYRKKEGVEAAKFDDSTFLEFTWTILFALILIGMSIPATITMIRAYDDTEGDINILITGHQWKWQYEYIEDEVSFFSNLSTSLDERNNLAPKGENYLLEVDEHLVIPTGARIRFLITANDVIHSWWVPDFAIKQDAIPGFVNTGWTQVNEPGIFRGQCTELCGQYHGYMPIVVEAVSPDQYKKFIMQKKEAKLQQAALTEKLWTAEELMAMGEGIYQKNCVACHQVNGEGLAPVFPALAGSDIVMNDKARQIEILMEGVQGAAMQSYAEQLTEVEIAAVITYTRKSWNNDPTGNAEIVAPKEILDYKTNKL; encoded by the coding sequence ATGATTATTTTTAGAACATTTCTGTTTGCTTTGCCACTTTTATCTTTACCAGCCTTAGCTGGTTGGGATGACGTGAATATGTCTCCTGGAGCTACGGCTTTGGGACAAGAAATCTTTGGTCTCCACATGACCATTTTCTGGATTTGTTTCGCTATCGGTGTTGCCGTGTTGGGAGCGATGGCTTTTATTTTATTCAAGTATAGAAAAAAAGAGGGCGTTGAAGCTGCAAAATTTGACGACAGTACTTTTTTAGAATTCACTTGGACCATTTTGTTTGCCTTGATTTTAATTGGTATGTCCATTCCGGCGACTATTACAATGATCAGAGCTTACGATGACACTGAAGGGGATATCAATATTTTGATCACAGGTCACCAGTGGAAATGGCAATACGAATACATTGAAGACGAGGTAAGCTTTTTTAGTAACTTATCCACCTCATTAGATGAAAGAAACAATCTTGCGCCCAAAGGAGAAAACTATCTTTTAGAAGTGGATGAACATTTAGTGATTCCAACTGGAGCAAGAATAAGATTTTTGATAACCGCAAATGATGTGATCCACTCTTGGTGGGTGCCAGACTTTGCGATCAAACAAGATGCAATTCCAGGATTTGTAAACACTGGATGGACCCAGGTTAATGAGCCTGGAATTTTCAGAGGACAATGTACCGAGCTTTGTGGTCAATACCACGGATACATGCCAATCGTTGTGGAGGCAGTCTCACCCGATCAGTACAAAAAATTCATTATGCAGAAGAAAGAAGCCAAGCTTCAACAAGCCGCGTTGACTGAAAAACTTTGGACCGCTGAAGAGCTAATGGCAATGGGAGAGGGAATTTATCAAAAGAATTGCGTTGCTTGTCATCAAGTTAATGGGGAAGGGTTAGCGCCCGTGTTTCCTGCTTTGGCTGGAAGTGACATTGTCATGAATGACAAAGCAAGACAAATAGAAATTTTAATGGAAGGAGTTCAAGGCGCTGCTATGCAGTCATACGCTGAGCAGTTAACCGAAGTAGAAATTGCTGCGGTCATTACTTACACCAGAAAATCCTGGAACAACGATCCTACAGGTAATGCTGAAATCGTAGCTCCTAAAGAAATACTAGATTACAAAACTAATAAATTATAG
- the ctaD gene encoding cytochrome c oxidase subunit I yields the protein MSAVIESHHDDHHHGPAKGFSRWLYTTNHKDIGSLYLWFSFIMLFVGGAMAMVIRAELFEPGSQIVSPEFYNQMVTNHGLIMVFGVIMPAFVGLANWMIPMQIGAPDMALPRLNNLSFWILPAAFGVLLSTFLMEGGAPNFGWTFYAPLSTEYAPPTVTFFIFSVHIMGASSIMGSINIITTILNMRAPGMTLMKMPLFVWSWLITAYLLIAVMPVLAGAVTMMLMDIHFGTSFFSAAGGGDPVLFQHVFWFFGHPEVYIMILPAFGIVSHIIETFSRKPIFGYSSMVYAIASIALLSFVVWAHHMFTVGMPIAGELFFMYSTMLIAIPTGVKVFNWLSTMFRGSLTFETPMLFAIAFVALFTIGGLSGLMLAIAPADFQYHDTYFVVAHFHYVLVPGALFSIVAAVYYWLPKWTGYMYDEVLGKTHFWLSFISVNLTFFPMHFVGLAGMPRRIPDYAMQFADYNMIVSVGAFLFGLSQLLFLFNVLKCVYYGKSATAEVWEGAKGKGLEWTVDSPAPYHTFETSPDLTKPQTNL from the coding sequence ATGAGTGCAGTCATAGAGTCACATCACGACGACCATCACCACGGACCAGCAAAAGGGTTCTCTCGATGGTTATACACTACAAACCATAAGGATATCGGTTCGCTGTATCTTTGGTTTAGTTTCATTATGCTTTTCGTTGGTGGAGCCATGGCAATGGTCATCAGAGCTGAGCTTTTTGAGCCTGGCAGTCAGATCGTGTCGCCAGAATTCTACAACCAGATGGTTACGAATCACGGACTTATTATGGTCTTCGGAGTGATTATGCCGGCTTTTGTTGGTTTGGCAAATTGGATGATTCCTATGCAAATTGGTGCTCCAGACATGGCACTTCCTAGACTTAATAATTTAAGCTTTTGGATTTTACCAGCTGCTTTTGGGGTCTTACTCTCAACTTTTTTAATGGAAGGCGGTGCACCTAATTTTGGTTGGACTTTTTATGCGCCTTTATCAACTGAATATGCGCCACCAACTGTAACTTTCTTTATTTTTTCGGTTCATATCATGGGAGCTTCTTCCATTATGGGATCGATAAACATCATTACTACTATTCTTAACATGAGAGCTCCTGGCATGACGTTGATGAAAATGCCACTTTTTGTTTGGTCTTGGTTAATTACTGCCTACTTGTTGATTGCAGTTATGCCAGTTTTAGCTGGAGCGGTGACAATGATGTTAATGGACATACATTTTGGTACAAGTTTTTTTAGTGCTGCCGGCGGAGGAGACCCAGTCTTATTCCAGCACGTCTTTTGGTTTTTTGGACACCCTGAGGTTTACATAATGATTTTGCCTGCCTTCGGTATTGTCTCTCACATCATTGAAACCTTTTCAAGAAAACCAATTTTTGGTTATTCGTCAATGGTTTATGCAATTGCTTCAATCGCACTTTTATCATTCGTTGTATGGGCACACCACATGTTCACCGTGGGAATGCCTATAGCTGGAGAACTTTTCTTTATGTATTCGACCATGTTGATTGCAATTCCAACAGGAGTGAAAGTTTTCAATTGGCTCTCAACCATGTTTAGAGGATCTTTAACCTTTGAAACACCAATGTTGTTTGCGATTGCTTTCGTAGCTTTGTTCACAATCGGAGGCTTATCAGGATTAATGCTTGCCATCGCTCCAGCCGATTTCCAATATCACGATACTTATTTTGTCGTCGCACACTTTCATTACGTTCTTGTACCTGGAGCTCTTTTCTCCATAGTAGCAGCGGTTTATTATTGGCTGCCAAAATGGACTGGCTATATGTACGACGAAGTATTAGGAAAGACTCACTTTTGGCTGTCGTTTATTTCTGTGAATTTAACTTTCTTTCCAATGCATTTCGTTGGACTCGCAGGAATGCCAAGAAGAATTCCAGATTACGCCATGCAATTTGCTGATTACAACATGATTGTGAGCGTTGGAGCTTTTCTTTTCGGACTCTCGCAATTACTGTTCTTATTCAACGTTTTGAAATGTGTTTATTACGGCAAGTCAGCGACTGCTGAAGTTTGGGAAGGCGCTAAAGGCAAAGGCTTAGAGTGGACCGTTGATTCCCCCGCGCCGTACCACACGTTTGAAACGTCGCCTGATCTAACTAAGCCACAAACCAATTTATAA
- a CDS encoding cytochrome c oxidase assembly protein → MSQTKNVFRLLLITFGMFGFGFALVPLYDIFCDITGLNGKVTGPTYTSYNEELDTRSMKVTFVTLNNKNMPWSFKSDSPQMTIETGKDYLMNFTFTNTTAEPMVAQAIPSVSPGRGAKYFHKTECFCFEQQYLAAGESITIPVKFIIDPEIPRDISTLALGYTLFDVTEQFAYK, encoded by the coding sequence ATGAGCCAAACCAAGAATGTATTTCGCTTGCTGCTAATTACATTTGGAATGTTTGGCTTTGGTTTTGCGCTAGTTCCGCTTTACGACATTTTCTGTGACATTACTGGGTTAAATGGAAAAGTCACAGGTCCAACCTATACATCCTATAATGAAGAGTTGGACACAAGAAGCATGAAGGTTACTTTCGTAACTCTTAATAACAAAAATATGCCTTGGAGTTTTAAATCAGATTCCCCACAGATGACAATAGAAACGGGTAAAGATTACTTAATGAATTTTACTTTCACAAATACAACTGCTGAACCAATGGTCGCTCAAGCAATTCCAAGTGTGTCGCCTGGAAGGGGGGCTAAATATTTTCATAAGACAGAGTGTTTTTGTTTCGAGCAACAGTATTTGGCTGCGGGCGAATCGATTACAATTCCAGTGAAGTTTATAATTGATCCAGAAATTCCAAGAGATATTTCCACGTTGGCTTTGGGGTATACTCTATTCGACGTTACCGAACAATTCGCTTACAAATAA
- a CDS encoding cytochrome c oxidase subunit 3, translating into MSSESSYYVPASSKLPIFMALSLLLFVYGAGYTINDLGKEDSYSHWILISSFLLMWGTMFFWFSEVIKENDAGMYSDQLNTSFVHGMSWFIFSEVMFFFAFFLALGYVRIFAVPWLGGEGEKGITNILWPGFEASWPLMETPDNERFPGAHHNMSIPPITQIHTWLPFWNTLCLVTSSGTIALAEAALKKGNRKSFKAWMVATISLGYIFVVLQSVEYYEAYAHMGLTLGAGIYGTTFFLMTGFHGFHVCLGAIILTIMTIRGFQGAFSEHDHFGLAAGSWYWHFVDVVWILLVLVVYIF; encoded by the coding sequence ATGAGTTCTGAATCTTCTTATTACGTTCCGGCCAGTAGCAAGCTGCCAATATTTATGGCTTTATCGCTTTTACTTTTTGTTTATGGCGCTGGCTACACCATTAATGATCTCGGCAAAGAAGATTCTTATTCGCATTGGATTTTAATTTCAAGTTTTCTGCTGATGTGGGGAACTATGTTTTTTTGGTTTTCTGAAGTAATAAAAGAAAACGATGCTGGGATGTATAGCGACCAACTCAACACATCTTTTGTGCATGGTATGTCTTGGTTTATCTTTTCTGAGGTTATGTTTTTCTTTGCTTTTTTCTTAGCCCTCGGTTATGTAAGAATTTTTGCCGTGCCATGGTTGGGCGGTGAAGGTGAGAAAGGAATCACCAATATATTATGGCCTGGCTTTGAAGCCTCTTGGCCATTAATGGAGACACCTGATAATGAACGATTCCCCGGAGCTCATCACAACATGTCGATTCCTCCAATAACACAGATTCATACCTGGCTTCCTTTCTGGAACACGCTTTGCTTGGTCACCTCAAGTGGCACGATTGCTCTAGCCGAAGCTGCCTTAAAAAAAGGTAACCGTAAATCTTTCAAAGCTTGGATGGTCGCAACCATATCTTTGGGTTACATTTTTGTGGTCCTTCAAAGCGTTGAATATTACGAAGCTTATGCTCACATGGGTCTAACTTTAGGGGCTGGAATTTATGGAACTACTTTCTTCCTAATGACAGGATTTCACGGATTTCATGTTTGTTTGGGAGCGATTATTTTGACAATAATGACTATTAGAGGATTCCAAGGAGCTTTTAGCGAACACGATCATTTTGGATTGGCTGCAGGATCTTGGTACTGGCACTTCGTAGATGTGGTTTGGATTCTGTTGGTTTTAGTTGTTTATATTTTTTAA
- a CDS encoding DUF2909 domain-containing protein, whose amino-acid sequence MIFKIIIAVLAAAMLISLFSSAFFLVKDKGSTSRAFYTLRVRVTIALLLLATIAVGISTGNLEVGAPWG is encoded by the coding sequence ATGATATTCAAAATAATAATCGCTGTCCTTGCTGCCGCTATGTTGATAAGTCTCTTTTCAAGTGCGTTTTTTTTAGTAAAAGATAAAGGTTCAACATCAAGAGCTTTTTACACTTTAAGAGTTAGAGTAACCATTGCACTTCTTTTATTGGCCACGATTGCCGTCGGAATATCTACCGGGAATTTAGAAGTTGGTGCTCCTTGGGGTTAA
- a CDS encoding SURF1 family protein, which produces MKKVRWAALITFFALFVLTLSLGAWQINRGYEKKELENTYSMQQSYPIEEITYNLDSENYLYRNVSIKGIFLKELFYLDNKIHDGKPGVSVLSPFRLENGKTIMISRGWVEMNDRQNFEKINTPPESLSLVGTLRPVSKGLTLSNETSQKLGENFYLLQTLALPEIEKLINQDLNSNVLELSELSPASFTSIWQPINLSSYRHFGYAFQWFGLAIVILVGVSLYVLRGRNK; this is translated from the coding sequence ATGAAGAAAGTAAGATGGGCTGCTTTAATAACTTTCTTTGCTTTGTTTGTGCTTACATTATCGCTTGGGGCATGGCAAATAAATAGGGGATATGAAAAAAAGGAATTAGAAAATACTTATTCCATGCAGCAATCCTACCCGATAGAGGAAATAACTTATAATCTCGATTCTGAAAATTATTTGTATAGAAATGTTTCTATAAAAGGGATCTTTTTGAAAGAGCTTTTTTACTTAGATAACAAAATACATGATGGAAAACCCGGAGTAAGTGTTTTAAGCCCTTTTCGATTGGAAAACGGTAAAACAATAATGATCTCTAGAGGCTGGGTAGAAATGAACGATAGACAAAATTTTGAAAAAATAAATACACCGCCTGAATCTTTGAGTTTGGTTGGAACATTAAGACCAGTTTCGAAAGGCCTGACGCTCAGTAACGAAACCTCTCAAAAACTTGGAGAAAATTTTTATCTACTTCAAACCCTTGCTCTGCCTGAAATAGAAAAATTAATTAATCAAGATCTTAATTCTAATGTTCTGGAACTTTCGGAATTATCTCCGGCAAGCTTCACTTCTATTTGGCAGCCCATCAATCTCTCTTCTTATAGACACTTTGGGTATGCATTTCAATGGTTTGGGCTAGCAATAGTAATTTTAGTTGGAGTTTCACTTTACGTTTTGAGAGGCAGAAACAAATGA
- a CDS encoding COX15/CtaA family protein, giving the protein MVNLKRIKVIAFLGVFLAFGVVSLGAWTRLVDAGLGCPDWPGCYGFVIFPMSEAEIAQANELYPERQFELEKAVPEVVHRYFAGFLGLLIIGLFGLSLYLKPFNSLVTKLTGSLVLLVLAQSTFGYLTVSLKLWPQVVTMHLLGGFATTTLLFLTYMKLKDLDSGSSNSLMISKRSSNLLNFAFPVLIAQIILGVWLSSNYAAFACPDFPLCQGQILPDTNFQMGFNFMQSIGPDYLGGKLDHQSRTAIHLVHRLGALLITFYFIALIASFYSDKLKKYSGILSFFLFLQLLLGVSNIIYRLPLYVAIAHNLGALFLLLAISYFRLKTSVNR; this is encoded by the coding sequence TTGGTTAATTTAAAAAGAATAAAAGTAATCGCTTTTCTTGGAGTATTTTTAGCTTTTGGGGTGGTAAGTCTTGGTGCTTGGACCAGGTTAGTGGACGCTGGTCTGGGTTGCCCCGATTGGCCTGGCTGTTATGGTTTTGTTATTTTTCCAATGTCAGAAGCCGAGATTGCTCAAGCCAACGAGCTTTATCCAGAACGCCAATTTGAACTTGAAAAGGCAGTTCCCGAAGTTGTGCATCGATACTTTGCAGGATTTTTAGGATTACTGATTATTGGCTTGTTTGGTTTATCTCTTTATTTGAAACCTTTTAATTCTTTGGTAACTAAGTTGACCGGATCTCTAGTTCTGCTCGTCCTGGCACAATCAACTTTTGGATACTTGACCGTTAGTCTTAAGCTTTGGCCGCAAGTTGTGACTATGCACCTCTTGGGTGGCTTCGCCACTACAACCTTATTGTTTTTAACCTATATGAAATTAAAAGATCTAGATTCAGGGTCGAGTAATTCTTTAATGATCAGTAAAAGGTCTTCAAATCTTTTAAATTTTGCTTTTCCTGTTTTGATAGCCCAAATAATCCTAGGAGTCTGGTTGAGTTCGAATTACGCAGCTTTTGCTTGTCCTGATTTCCCTTTATGTCAGGGGCAAATCTTGCCCGATACCAACTTCCAAATGGGCTTTAATTTTATGCAAAGCATTGGTCCAGATTACTTGGGTGGAAAATTGGATCACCAATCTCGAACTGCTATACATTTGGTGCATCGATTGGGCGCGTTACTCATAACCTTTTATTTCATTGCTTTGATTGCGTCTTTTTACAGCGATAAACTGAAGAAATATTCTGGAATTTTGAGTTTTTTCTTATTCCTACAACTTCTACTTGGAGTGTCTAATATAATTTATCGACTTCCTTTATACGTTGCGATAGCTCATAATTTAGGAGCTTTGTTTTTATTATTAGCAATTTCATACTTTAGACTCAAAACTAGTGTCAACCGATAG
- the cyoE gene encoding heme o synthase, which yields MSTDSLNYPKSNINAYLELTKPSIIYLLVLTAATSMFLAGSFSTNLSQALTGILGIGMIAASSAAINQILDVSIDSKMKRTGNRPLVRNLISVKNAAVFAFMLFAAGSFTLLFFNNVLAWSLTTLTWIFYAFFYTKILKFTGTQNIVIGGLAGAMPPLLGWVAVMGSIDILPLLLVMIIFVWTPPHFWALAIDRKSDYEEAGIPMMPVVRGIEYTKIQIVLYSFLLLAVSWLPFATGYLGTFYLIVSSSLGAVFIYFAFALNFDKENKKAIPFFFYSILYLTVLFISMPLDRILF from the coding sequence GTGTCAACCGATAGCCTTAATTATCCAAAATCAAACATCAATGCTTATTTAGAATTGACTAAACCAAGCATTATTTACCTTTTGGTGCTCACTGCTGCTACTTCAATGTTTTTGGCTGGTTCTTTTTCTACTAATTTGAGCCAAGCACTCACTGGGATTTTAGGAATTGGCATGATAGCTGCCTCTAGTGCGGCAATTAACCAAATTTTAGACGTATCGATAGATAGCAAAATGAAAAGAACCGGCAACAGGCCTTTAGTTCGAAATTTGATATCGGTTAAAAATGCTGCAGTCTTTGCTTTTATGTTGTTTGCTGCGGGCTCTTTCACTTTGTTGTTCTTCAACAATGTTCTTGCCTGGTCATTGACAACTTTAACTTGGATTTTTTACGCTTTTTTTTACACAAAGATTTTAAAATTTACTGGCACCCAAAATATTGTCATCGGTGGTTTGGCAGGAGCGATGCCGCCCTTGCTTGGCTGGGTAGCGGTCATGGGGTCTATTGATATTCTTCCACTTCTTTTAGTAATGATAATTTTTGTTTGGACACCACCACATTTTTGGGCTTTGGCCATTGATAGAAAGTCAGATTATGAGGAAGCTGGAATACCAATGATGCCGGTCGTCAGAGGAATCGAATACACTAAAATTCAAATCGTACTTTACTCGTTTTTGCTGCTAGCGGTCTCTTGGCTTCCGTTCGCGACGGGATATTTAGGAACCTTTTATTTAATTGTTTCATCGTCTTTAGGCGCAGTTTTCATCTACTTCGCATTTGCTTTAAATTTTGACAAAGAAAATAAAAAAGCCATTCCATTTTTCTTTTATTCAATTTTGTATTTAACGGTATTGTTTATTTCGATGCCTTTGGATAGGATTCTTTTTTAA